A genome region from Arthrobacter sp. SLBN-100 includes the following:
- the epsC gene encoding serine O-acetyltransferase EpsC yields MGFFARLKEDLDAARSHDPAARGSFENFFAYSGLHAIWIHRLTHRLWQTPSLRFPARLLSQLGRSWTGIEIHPGATIGRRFFIDHGMGVVIGETAEIGEDVMIYHGVTLGGRSLARIKRHPTIEDRVTIGAGAKILGPITIGRDSAVGANAVVVKDAPPESIVTGVPAKWRHRDAQRETKPAVDPAEYDIEYRI; encoded by the coding sequence GTGGGCTTTTTCGCAAGACTGAAGGAAGACCTCGACGCCGCCCGGTCCCACGACCCGGCGGCGCGAGGTTCTTTTGAGAACTTTTTCGCCTACTCCGGCCTGCATGCCATCTGGATCCACCGTCTGACCCACAGGCTGTGGCAGACACCAAGCCTGCGGTTTCCGGCACGGCTGCTCTCCCAGCTCGGCCGGTCCTGGACCGGCATCGAAATCCATCCGGGTGCCACGATCGGCCGCAGGTTCTTCATCGACCACGGCATGGGTGTGGTCATCGGTGAGACGGCCGAGATCGGCGAAGACGTGATGATCTACCACGGCGTCACCCTCGGTGGACGCTCGCTGGCGCGGATCAAACGCCATCCCACTATCGAGGACCGGGTGACTATCGGCGCCGGTGCCAAAATCCTCGGCCCCATCACCATCGGCCGCGACAGTGCCGTGGGCGCCAATGCCGTGGTGGTCAAGGATGCACCACCGGAATCAATCGTTACGGGCGTGCCCGCCAAATGGCGCCACCGGGACGCCCAGCGGGAAACCAAGCCCGCGGTGGACCCGGCTGAATACGACATCGAATACCGGATCTGA
- a CDS encoding SDR family oxidoreductase produces MSSLFDLTGRVALVTGSSRGIGNALARALADAGATVVLNGINGGRLKEAAAAMAADFAPGRVHSVAFDVTSDAEAARGVAWVEENVGPLEILVNNAGIQHRVPMLDLDVKDWERVISTDLTSAFLVGREAARFMIPRGHGKIINICSVQTDLARPTIAPYVAAKGGLRNLTRAMTAEWAASGLQINGIAPGYIHTEMTQNLVDDEQFNSWILGRTPANRWGTVQDLAGPAVWLASSGSDFVNGQTIFIDGGMTVVV; encoded by the coding sequence ATGAGTTCTCTTTTTGACCTGACCGGCCGGGTTGCGTTGGTGACGGGTTCGAGCCGGGGTATCGGCAACGCGCTGGCCCGGGCGTTGGCCGACGCGGGGGCAACAGTGGTGTTGAACGGTATCAATGGCGGGCGGCTGAAGGAGGCCGCGGCCGCGATGGCCGCGGACTTCGCGCCCGGCCGGGTGCACAGTGTCGCGTTTGACGTGACGAGCGACGCCGAGGCGGCGCGCGGGGTCGCCTGGGTGGAAGAGAACGTGGGCCCGCTGGAGATCCTGGTGAACAATGCGGGTATCCAGCACCGGGTGCCGATGCTGGACCTGGACGTGAAGGACTGGGAGCGGGTGATCTCCACGGACCTGACCAGCGCGTTCCTGGTGGGCCGGGAGGCGGCCCGGTTCATGATTCCGCGCGGGCACGGGAAGATCATCAACATCTGCTCGGTGCAGACGGACCTCGCCCGGCCCACGATCGCGCCCTACGTTGCGGCGAAGGGCGGGCTGCGGAACCTGACGCGCGCCATGACGGCGGAGTGGGCGGCGTCCGGGCTGCAAATCAACGGGATCGCGCCGGGGTATATCCATACCGAGATGACGCAGAACCTGGTGGACGATGAGCAGTTCAATTCCTGGATCCTGGGGCGGACGCCGGCGAACCGGTGGGGGACGGTGCAGGACCTGGCCGGGCCTGCGGTGTGGCTGGCCTCCAGCGGGTCTGACTTCGTGAACGGGCAGACGATTTTTATTGATGGCGGAATGACGGTGGTGGTCTGA
- a CDS encoding MFS transporter, producing MTTRTKAPQAEDGAIVDSDQLRRATLASSVGSALEYYDFYIYGLASALIFGPLFFAPLGESGAVIASFATYGVGFAARPFGGIVFGYIGDRFGRKMVLILTIGLMGMASFAIGLLPTFEQAGMLGAVLLVALRIIQGLGAGAEQAGATTLISEVAPRRRRGFFASLPFVGIQLGTLLGAGTFALMALADKTVLQGWLWRVPFLASFILIVIAVFIRLRLKETPVFQELEKHKAVVKNPVGQIWKHSKKNVLVGIGLRMGENGNSSIYSALLVSFISMPAGVFAGDKFIGPTGLLIAAAFAAVMVVTFGALSDRFGRVPVYRYGALFQAAIALPAFYLVTLGNVTLVWVVMVVGIALGVQSMLGPQCALLPELFGSQHRFTGVALSRELSAVLAGGFAPMIGVALLAATNHSWLVPAIYSLVLASISFVTTFFTPETRGRDLVLVEDAS from the coding sequence GTGACAACTCGTACTAAGGCACCGCAGGCCGAGGACGGCGCCATCGTCGACTCGGACCAACTGCGAAGGGCAACTCTTGCCAGCTCCGTAGGCTCCGCGTTGGAGTATTACGACTTCTACATTTACGGCCTCGCCTCGGCGCTGATCTTCGGGCCGCTGTTCTTTGCTCCGCTGGGTGAAAGCGGCGCTGTCATCGCCTCCTTTGCAACCTACGGCGTCGGCTTTGCCGCCCGGCCCTTTGGTGGCATCGTCTTCGGCTACATCGGGGACCGGTTCGGCCGCAAGATGGTCCTGATCCTCACCATCGGCCTGATGGGCATGGCCAGCTTCGCCATCGGCCTGCTGCCCACGTTCGAACAGGCGGGAATGCTGGGTGCGGTCCTCCTGGTGGCTCTGCGCATCATCCAGGGCCTTGGGGCCGGGGCTGAGCAGGCCGGCGCCACCACCTTGATTTCGGAAGTTGCGCCGCGCCGCCGTCGTGGTTTCTTCGCCTCCCTGCCGTTCGTCGGCATCCAGTTGGGTACCCTCCTGGGGGCGGGTACCTTTGCGCTGATGGCGCTGGCGGACAAGACCGTCCTGCAGGGCTGGCTCTGGCGGGTACCGTTCCTGGCGAGCTTCATCCTGATCGTGATCGCCGTCTTCATCCGCCTCCGGCTGAAGGAGACCCCGGTCTTCCAAGAACTCGAGAAGCACAAGGCCGTGGTGAAGAACCCGGTGGGCCAGATCTGGAAGCACTCCAAGAAGAATGTCCTGGTGGGCATAGGGCTGCGCATGGGCGAAAACGGCAACTCCTCCATCTACTCAGCGCTTCTGGTTTCCTTCATCAGCATGCCCGCAGGCGTCTTCGCCGGCGACAAGTTCATCGGCCCCACCGGCCTGCTGATCGCTGCCGCCTTCGCAGCAGTCATGGTTGTCACCTTCGGCGCCCTGTCTGACCGTTTCGGCCGCGTCCCGGTATACAGGTATGGCGCACTGTTCCAAGCGGCCATTGCCCTTCCCGCCTTCTACCTGGTGACCCTTGGCAACGTCACGCTGGTGTGGGTGGTCATGGTGGTCGGCATCGCCCTGGGAGTGCAGTCCATGCTGGGGCCGCAGTGCGCACTGCTGCCGGAACTGTTCGGATCCCAGCACCGGTTCACCGGCGTGGCTCTGAGCCGCGAACTCTCAGCGGTCCTGGCCGGAGGTTTCGCCCCGATGATCGGCGTCGCGCTCCTGGCTGCCACCAACCACTCCTGGCTGGTCCCCGCCATCTACTCACTGGTTCTGGCGTCGATCTCCTTCGTCACCACCTTCTTCACTCCTGAAACCAGGGGGAGGGACCTGGTGCTGGTAGAAGACGCCAGCTAG
- the gndA gene encoding NADP-dependent phosphogluconate dehydrogenase: MSAHIGVTGLAVMGANLARNLARNGFTVALHNRSVEKTDALLERYGSEGDFVRTETLQELVDSLEKPRRVLIMVKAGKPVDSVIEQLEPLLEAGDIIIDAGNSHYEDTRRREAALAKKDLHFVGVGVSGGEEGALNGPSIMPGGSKESYKALGPLLEKISAKVDGEPCCAWVGTDGAGHFVKMVHNGIEYADMQVIGEAFDLLRSGAGIEPAEQSKIFTEWNQGELSSFLIEISAEVLGHVDAKTGKPFVDVVVDAAGQKGTGRWTVISALELGSPVSGIAESVFARALSSQAGQRKLGQELLAGNEASVEIPETFVEDVRQALYASKLVSYAQGLDMLTSAAKEYGWDLKLDEIASLWRAGCIIRAELLKDITKAYAADEKPANLLFAPAFTAAIAEAVPAWRRVVATAVQLGIPVPVFSSSLAYYDGLRRKRVAAALIQGQRDLFGAHTYGRVDAEGTFHTLWGEDKSEIEAVDTH; the protein is encoded by the coding sequence ATGTCTGCACACATCGGTGTCACCGGCCTTGCGGTGATGGGTGCCAACCTGGCCCGCAACCTCGCGCGGAACGGCTTCACGGTCGCACTGCACAACAGGTCCGTGGAGAAAACCGACGCGCTGCTCGAACGGTACGGCTCCGAAGGTGACTTCGTCCGCACCGAAACCCTGCAGGAACTGGTCGACTCGCTGGAGAAGCCGCGCCGCGTGCTGATCATGGTCAAAGCAGGCAAGCCCGTTGACTCCGTCATCGAACAGCTGGAGCCGCTGCTGGAAGCCGGCGACATCATCATCGATGCCGGCAACTCCCACTATGAGGACACCCGCCGCCGGGAAGCGGCGCTGGCCAAGAAGGACCTGCACTTCGTGGGCGTTGGCGTATCCGGCGGCGAAGAAGGCGCCCTGAACGGCCCCTCCATCATGCCCGGCGGTTCCAAGGAGTCCTACAAGGCACTCGGCCCGCTGCTGGAAAAGATCTCCGCCAAGGTGGACGGCGAACCGTGCTGCGCATGGGTGGGAACCGACGGCGCCGGCCACTTCGTGAAGATGGTCCACAACGGCATCGAATACGCCGACATGCAGGTCATCGGCGAAGCCTTCGACCTGCTGCGCTCCGGTGCTGGCATCGAGCCGGCCGAGCAGTCCAAGATCTTCACCGAGTGGAACCAGGGCGAGCTTTCCTCCTTCCTGATCGAAATCTCGGCAGAGGTCCTGGGCCACGTTGACGCCAAGACGGGCAAGCCGTTCGTCGACGTCGTGGTGGACGCCGCCGGCCAGAAGGGCACCGGCCGCTGGACGGTCATCTCCGCACTGGAACTGGGCTCCCCGGTCTCCGGCATCGCCGAATCCGTGTTCGCCCGGGCGCTTTCTTCCCAGGCAGGCCAGCGCAAGCTGGGCCAGGAGCTTCTGGCCGGCAACGAGGCTTCGGTGGAAATCCCGGAGACCTTCGTCGAGGACGTCCGGCAGGCACTCTACGCCTCCAAGCTGGTTTCCTACGCCCAGGGCCTGGACATGCTGACGTCCGCGGCCAAGGAATACGGCTGGGACCTGAAGCTGGACGAGATCGCTTCGCTGTGGCGGGCCGGCTGCATCATCCGCGCCGAGCTGCTCAAGGACATCACCAAGGCCTACGCCGCAGACGAGAAGCCCGCCAACCTGCTGTTCGCGCCGGCCTTCACCGCGGCCATCGCCGAAGCCGTTCCGGCCTGGCGCCGCGTGGTGGCCACCGCTGTGCAGCTGGGTATCCCGGTGCCGGTGTTCTCCTCGTCGCTGGCCTACTATGACGGCCTGCGGCGCAAGCGCGTGGCTGCCGCCCTGATCCAGGGCCAGCGTGACCTTTTCGGCGCCCACACCTACGGCCGTGTTGACGCCGAGGGAACTTTCCACACCCTTTGGGGCGAGGACAAGTCCGAGATCGAGGCAGTGGACACGCACTAA
- a CDS encoding D-2-hydroxyacid dehydrogenase gives MMNTMTSQTIVAIAVPLEAELVERIRAVDPSITVLYEPELLPPERFPADHAGDPGFQRSPDQEERYWAMLNRAQILYGLPNESPAGLARVAAGNAHLQWVHAMAAGAGGAVKASGLDQETLQKFKVTTSAGVHALPLAEFATMGILNGFKRTAELVQDQEAKVWPELRTPTRLVSGSRLVVAGLGEIGLETARLARALGMKVSGTKRSVEPLDGIEEVSDNHGLPALLAGADAVVNTLPGTPYTEKLFNREVFAAMKPGTVFVNVGRGTVVDEEALLEALDNGQVSYACLDVFAVEPLPRNSPLWHHPKVLVSPHTSALSAAENRLITERFCSNLRLFLGGGELPHLVDTVHFY, from the coding sequence ATGATGAACACCATGACGTCCCAGACCATTGTGGCCATTGCCGTCCCGCTCGAAGCTGAGCTCGTGGAACGCATCCGCGCCGTTGACCCATCCATCACCGTTCTTTATGAGCCGGAGCTTCTGCCCCCGGAGCGGTTCCCGGCAGACCACGCCGGGGATCCCGGTTTCCAGCGCTCCCCTGACCAGGAGGAACGCTATTGGGCAATGCTCAACAGGGCCCAGATCCTGTACGGTTTGCCCAACGAGAGCCCGGCGGGGCTTGCCCGGGTTGCAGCCGGAAATGCGCATCTCCAATGGGTTCATGCGATGGCCGCGGGAGCCGGCGGCGCAGTAAAAGCCTCCGGGCTGGACCAGGAGACGCTGCAGAAGTTCAAGGTGACAACCTCCGCGGGGGTCCACGCCCTGCCGCTGGCTGAGTTCGCCACCATGGGAATCCTGAACGGCTTCAAGCGCACGGCCGAGCTGGTGCAGGACCAGGAAGCCAAGGTCTGGCCTGAGCTTCGGACCCCTACCCGCCTGGTGAGCGGGTCCAGGCTGGTTGTAGCAGGCCTTGGCGAAATCGGCCTTGAGACTGCACGCCTGGCTCGGGCGCTGGGCATGAAGGTCAGCGGCACCAAGCGGAGCGTGGAACCGCTGGATGGGATCGAGGAGGTATCGGATAACCACGGCCTCCCGGCCCTCCTTGCCGGCGCTGACGCTGTGGTGAACACACTGCCCGGCACGCCGTACACGGAAAAGCTCTTCAATCGGGAGGTCTTCGCGGCCATGAAGCCCGGCACGGTCTTCGTTAACGTCGGCAGGGGAACCGTGGTGGATGAGGAAGCGCTGCTTGAGGCCCTGGACAACGGGCAGGTTTCCTACGCCTGCCTTGACGTCTTCGCAGTGGAACCGCTCCCCCGGAACAGCCCGCTGTGGCATCACCCCAAGGTCCTGGTGTCACCGCATACGTCCGCCCTCAGCGCTGCCGAGAACCGGCTGATCACCGAACGGTTCTGCAGCAACCTCCGCCTTTTCCTGGGCGGCGGGGAGTTGCCCCACCTCGTGGATACTGTGCACTTTTACTAA
- the cysK gene encoding cysteine synthase A, which yields MARIYDDVTQLVGGTPLVKLNRLSEGLDATVAVKLEFYNPANSVKDRIGVAIVDAAEKSGALKPGGTIVEGTSGNTGIALAMVGAARGYKVILTMPETMSTERRVMLRAFGAEIVLTPGSEGMRGAVEKAQEIVANTENSIWAQQFANEANPEIHRTTTAEEIWTDTDGKVDIFVAGIGTGGTVTGVGQVLKERKPGVQIVAIEPKDSAILNGGAPGPHKIQGIGANFVPEILDTNVYDEVLDATLEDSVRVARELGVKEGILGGISSGAIVWGALELAKRPENAGKLIVAVVCDFGERYISTVLYDDIRG from the coding sequence ATGGCACGGATTTATGACGATGTGACCCAGCTGGTGGGCGGTACGCCGCTCGTTAAGCTCAACCGGCTCAGCGAGGGGCTGGATGCAACGGTTGCCGTCAAGCTCGAGTTCTACAACCCGGCCAACAGCGTGAAGGACCGCATCGGCGTGGCCATCGTGGACGCGGCGGAGAAGTCCGGTGCCCTGAAGCCTGGCGGAACCATCGTGGAAGGCACCTCCGGCAACACGGGCATCGCCCTGGCCATGGTGGGCGCTGCCCGCGGCTACAAGGTCATCCTGACCATGCCGGAGACCATGTCCACCGAGCGCCGGGTCATGCTGCGCGCCTTTGGAGCCGAGATTGTGCTGACCCCGGGTTCGGAGGGCATGCGCGGCGCCGTTGAGAAGGCCCAGGAAATTGTGGCCAACACCGAGAACTCCATCTGGGCGCAGCAGTTCGCCAACGAGGCCAACCCGGAGATCCACCGCACCACCACGGCCGAGGAAATCTGGACCGATACCGACGGCAAGGTGGACATCTTCGTCGCAGGTATCGGCACCGGCGGCACTGTCACCGGCGTCGGCCAGGTCCTGAAGGAACGCAAGCCCGGCGTGCAGATCGTCGCCATCGAGCCCAAGGACTCCGCCATCCTCAACGGCGGCGCACCCGGCCCGCACAAGATCCAGGGCATCGGCGCCAACTTCGTCCCCGAAATCCTGGACACCAACGTCTACGACGAAGTCCTGGACGCCACCCTTGAGGACTCTGTCCGCGTAGCCCGGGAACTGGGCGTCAAGGAAGGCATCCTGGGCGGCATCTCCTCCGGCGCCATCGTGTGGGGCGCCCTCGAACTGGCGAAGCGCCCCGAGAACGCGGGCAAGCTGATCGTGGCCGTGGTCTGCGACTTCGGCGAGCGTTACATCTCCACGGTGCTCTATGACGACATCCGCGGCTGA
- a CDS encoding NAD(P)-dependent oxidoreductase produces the protein MQDRRAGFVGLGLMGLPMAANAVNKGWQVTGWNRSPGPVLELQKLGGARAEQIADMRDLPAIIFMLPDLAHIEEAAAGLLSSWEAKPPAPGTIVLVMSSVSPTGVKEFGRRIAALSLGNAQVVDAPVSGGTQGAMDGTLAIMAGGDGDAFLRAGPLLRSMGTTVRHLGPLGAGSLAKACNQLVVGTTTAALAEAAELAERSGLDPAELFKVLRGGLAGSRVLDIVGPRLASKDYTATGPAKFMHKDLSFVLEAARVSGTAVPMAEAGVELYAELKRQGLGDQDLAVVRQAIFQLSHTAAQAAEGTVHP, from the coding sequence ATGCAGGATAGAAGGGCGGGCTTCGTGGGCCTGGGGCTGATGGGCCTGCCCATGGCGGCCAACGCCGTCAACAAGGGATGGCAGGTCACAGGCTGGAACAGGTCGCCGGGCCCGGTCCTTGAGCTGCAAAAGCTCGGCGGCGCGCGGGCGGAGCAGATTGCAGATATGCGCGACCTCCCGGCCATCATCTTCATGCTGCCGGACCTGGCCCATATCGAGGAGGCGGCCGCCGGGTTGCTTTCCAGCTGGGAAGCCAAGCCGCCGGCACCCGGCACCATCGTCCTGGTGATGAGCAGCGTCTCGCCCACAGGAGTGAAGGAATTCGGCCGGCGCATCGCGGCGCTGAGTCTTGGCAATGCGCAGGTAGTAGACGCTCCGGTCAGCGGAGGAACCCAGGGCGCTATGGACGGGACCCTCGCCATCATGGCCGGCGGGGACGGAGACGCCTTCCTGCGTGCCGGGCCACTGCTGCGCTCCATGGGCACCACCGTGCGGCATTTGGGCCCACTGGGGGCAGGGTCCCTTGCCAAGGCCTGCAACCAGCTTGTGGTAGGAACCACGACGGCGGCGCTCGCCGAAGCCGCCGAGCTCGCCGAGCGCTCCGGGCTGGACCCGGCTGAGCTCTTCAAAGTGCTGCGGGGAGGCCTTGCCGGCAGCCGGGTGCTCGACATCGTGGGCCCCCGGCTGGCCAGCAAGGATTACACTGCCACCGGGCCCGCAAAATTCATGCACAAGGACCTCTCCTTTGTCCTGGAAGCAGCCCGCGTTTCCGGAACGGCAGTTCCCATGGCGGAAGCCGGCGTCGAACTTTATGCAGAACTGAAGCGCCAGGGCCTCGGCGACCAGGACCTCGCCGTGGTGCGCCAGGCGATCTTCCAACTCAGCCATACAGCCGCGCAAGCGGCGGAAGGAACAGTACATCCATGA
- a CDS encoding IclR family transcriptional regulator: protein MADSRTPRSSDGLGSASPAPAVTRAAAVLDALAASATGRLTLSDLARELGIPKSSTSNLLLALEEARLISRQGAEFTLGRKLVELGAAYLSRLDEVQEFYRYCEQAPTLSHETVRIAMLDGTNVIYLARYEGHPAVRLTSNIGDKMPVSLCAVGKALIARLHDHDVEDMFPDDAELPVMTPKSLRTGAELKAQLRTIRDQGYAFEDEESTTGVVCLAVSVPTRGAHGPSLGLSVTALKATYTEEQGSRMVKELHELARSLGSPMG from the coding sequence ATGGCCGATTCCCGCACCCCCCGATCCTCTGACGGTCTCGGGAGCGCCTCGCCCGCGCCAGCCGTCACCCGTGCCGCCGCAGTGCTGGACGCCCTCGCTGCCTCGGCAACCGGAAGGCTGACGCTCAGTGACCTCGCCCGCGAGCTGGGCATTCCCAAGTCCTCCACCTCCAATCTGCTCCTCGCGCTGGAAGAAGCCCGCCTTATCAGCAGGCAGGGGGCGGAGTTCACCCTGGGCCGCAAGCTCGTGGAACTCGGTGCGGCATACCTGAGCCGGCTGGACGAGGTGCAGGAGTTCTACCGGTACTGCGAGCAGGCCCCCACCCTTTCGCATGAAACAGTGCGGATCGCAATGCTCGACGGAACCAACGTCATCTATCTGGCCCGTTACGAAGGGCATCCTGCAGTCCGGCTGACCTCCAATATTGGAGACAAGATGCCCGTTTCCCTCTGTGCGGTGGGGAAAGCCCTCATTGCCCGGCTGCATGACCACGACGTCGAAGACATGTTCCCCGACGATGCCGAACTGCCTGTTATGACGCCCAAGTCACTCCGGACCGGGGCTGAGCTCAAGGCCCAACTGCGCACCATCCGCGACCAGGGCTACGCCTTCGAGGACGAAGAGTCCACCACGGGCGTAGTGTGCCTCGCGGTCTCAGTTCCCACCCGGGGTGCGCACGGTCCAAGCCTGGGACTTTCAGTAACGGCTTTGAAAGCCACCTATACGGAGGAGCAGGGTTCCCGGATGGTCAAGGAACTCCATGAGCTGGCACGTTCGCTGGGCAGCCCCATGGGCTGA
- a CDS encoding FadR/GntR family transcriptional regulator: MTTSLHHRAIENLGTRIVSGNLPVGHVMLAEQLEDELKVSRSVIREAVRVLQSLGLVETTKRVGIRVLPPSRWNPFDPQVIRWRLASDARGAQLRSLAELRAAVEPAAAELAAQNAPAPLRLELVDVAYAMRDAGHNGEVPRFLELDIQFHSLLLSGSGNEMFANLMGQVAETLTGRTVHGLMPDHPHEAALQWHVDVAEAISRGDGRAARDASDRIMRRTMSQMSDTWTQQPRVFIPVRR; the protein is encoded by the coding sequence ATGACCACCAGCCTGCACCACCGTGCCATCGAGAATCTTGGCACCCGCATTGTCTCGGGCAACCTGCCCGTTGGCCACGTGATGCTGGCGGAGCAATTGGAGGACGAACTGAAGGTTTCGCGGTCGGTCATCCGTGAAGCAGTCCGCGTCCTGCAGTCCCTCGGCCTGGTGGAAACCACCAAACGGGTGGGCATCCGGGTGCTGCCGCCCAGCCGCTGGAACCCTTTCGACCCGCAGGTCATCCGGTGGCGCCTGGCCAGCGACGCCCGCGGAGCACAGCTGCGCTCACTGGCAGAGCTGCGTGCCGCCGTCGAACCCGCTGCAGCCGAACTCGCGGCACAGAACGCGCCGGCCCCGCTCCGCCTAGAGCTGGTGGATGTGGCCTATGCAATGCGCGACGCAGGGCACAACGGTGAGGTGCCACGCTTCCTGGAGTTGGATATCCAGTTCCATTCCCTGTTGCTCTCCGGTTCCGGCAATGAGATGTTCGCCAACCTGATGGGACAAGTTGCTGAGACCCTGACGGGACGCACCGTCCACGGCCTGATGCCGGACCATCCCCACGAGGCCGCCCTTCAATGGCACGTGGACGTCGCAGAGGCTATTTCCCGGGGCGACGGCAGAGCGGCACGGGACGCGTCGGACCGGATCATGCGCCGGACCATGTCCCAGATGTCGGATACGTGGACGCAGCAGCCGCGGGTATTTATCCCGGTCCGCCGCTGA
- a CDS encoding L-idonate 5-dehydrogenase: MTLDTALPISGPAVVAHAAGDLRIDELPLAAPASDEAVIEVRYGGICGSDLHYWLHGAAGESILKAPLVLGHEISGTVVRAAADGTGPAAGTPVAVHPATPGPGAARYPADRPNLSPGCTYLGSAARFPHKDGAFSRYVNLPTRMLRTLPDTIDLRTAALIEPASVAWHAVARAGDVAGKSALVIGSGPIGALAVAVLKRAGARRITAVDMHAKPLEIAQAVGADQVITAGDAAAIAAVEADVVIESSGNHHGLASAIQGATRGGTVVMVGLLPTGPQPVLISLAITRELELKGSFRFNDEIDAVIAALADSSLHIEPVITHEYPVGEALQAFAVARNSAESGKVLLSFTS, translated from the coding sequence ATGACACTGGATACGGCACTCCCCATTTCCGGCCCGGCGGTGGTGGCCCATGCGGCCGGGGACCTGCGGATCGACGAACTGCCCCTTGCCGCACCGGCTTCGGATGAGGCTGTGATCGAGGTGCGCTATGGCGGGATCTGCGGTTCGGACCTGCATTACTGGCTCCACGGTGCCGCCGGCGAATCCATCCTGAAGGCGCCGCTGGTCCTGGGGCATGAGATTTCCGGGACCGTGGTCCGTGCGGCCGCTGATGGAACCGGCCCTGCAGCCGGCACCCCGGTGGCGGTCCACCCGGCCACACCAGGTCCTGGCGCTGCCCGGTACCCTGCGGACCGGCCCAACCTGTCCCCGGGCTGCACCTACCTGGGCAGCGCGGCCCGGTTCCCGCACAAGGACGGTGCGTTCAGCCGGTACGTCAACCTGCCCACCCGGATGCTCCGGACACTGCCGGACACCATTGACCTTCGCACCGCCGCCCTGATCGAGCCCGCTTCCGTGGCGTGGCACGCGGTGGCGAGGGCCGGGGACGTGGCCGGCAAGTCCGCGCTGGTGATCGGCAGCGGCCCCATCGGTGCCCTTGCCGTCGCCGTGCTGAAGCGGGCCGGCGCACGCCGGATCACCGCCGTCGACATGCATGCCAAGCCGCTGGAAATCGCCCAGGCCGTGGGAGCGGACCAGGTGATCACCGCCGGCGATGCTGCGGCGATCGCCGCGGTGGAGGCCGACGTCGTGATTGAATCCTCCGGCAACCACCACGGATTGGCCTCTGCCATCCAGGGCGCGACCCGCGGCGGCACTGTGGTGATGGTGGGGCTGCTGCCCACCGGACCGCAGCCGGTGCTGATCTCCCTTGCCATCACCCGGGAACTCGAGCTCAAGGGTTCGTTCCGGTTCAACGACGAGATCGACGCCGTCATCGCCGCCCTCGCCGACAGCTCACTCCACATCGAGCCCGTCATCACGCACGAATACCCTGTTGGGGAGGCACTCCAGGCGTTCGCCGTGGCCCGGAACTCCGCAGAATCCGGAAAAGTACTCCTGAGCTTCACGTCCTGA